GAGCTCACCTTGTATTCGTCAATGCCATTACACTAGGGCAGCTTGTTTCCTTTAACGTCTATCTTGGTATGTTAATCTGGCCGATGTTTGCTGTAGGAGAATTGATTAATGTGATGCAACGAGGCAATGCCTCCCTTGATCGTGTAAACGACACGTTAGGGTATGAGGTAGACGTAAAAGACCCAGAGGACCCGAAGCATGTCCCTTTGCCAAGTGTGGTCAGCTTCGATCATGTAACGTTTCGTTATCCAGATACGAACCGGGATCAGTTACAGGATATTAACCTCACCGTGAAGCGGGGTTCTACCATTGGTGTCGTTGGGAAAACGGGTGCTGGGAAGACGACGCTCTTCCGGCAGATGTTACGGGACTACTCTGGTATGAAGGGGAGTTTAACGATAGCAGGTACCTCACTCGAAGAAATCGCTCTTGATACGTCAAGAGGGTGGATTGGATATGTGCCTCAGGATCAAATTCTCTTCTCTAAAACGGTTCGCGAGAATATCCAATTTGGTCGTGAGGATGCGAGTGATGAAGAGATTGAGCGTATTCTCGAGTTGGCCTATTTAAAGAAAGATATTGATAACCTTCCTAAAGGGCTCGATACAAAAGTCGGAGAGAGCGGAGTGACGTTATCCGGTGGACAAAAACAGCGTGTTTCCTTAGCGAGAGCGCTTATTATGGATCCTGAGATTCTTCTCTTAGATGATTCGATGTCAGCAGTTGATGGGAAGACAGAAGCGAATATTATCAGGCATCTAAAAGAAGAACGAAAAGACAAAACGACCTTTATAGCAGCTCACCGCCTTTCAGGTGTTCAGCACGCTGATGAGATTATCGTCCTTGAAGATGGAAAGATCGTAGAGCGTGGCACACATGAAGACTTGATGGAGCAAGATGGATGGTATAAGGATCAGTTTACGAAACAACAAATGGATCAAGAGGAGGTGGATGACCAGTGAAGCCTTCTACGGAGAAACGATTGTTTCAATACGCGTTAACAAGTAAGAAGACGATTTTATTTGGATTGTTATGTTTGACGATTGCTGTGGCTCTTGAATTAACAGGTCCGTTTATTGCGAAGCGCCTTATTGATGAGCATATATTAGGCATTGAGGCAAACTGGATTAAAGTAGAAGAGAATAACGATCACCATGTTGTCGCTTATAAGGATGAACTTTATAAGAGAGAAGATCGGTTAGAGCCGAGTGATCAGACGGGGAGTATAGCTACGATCCTGCAAGTGGGGACCTCTTATTATTTTGTTGAGGAAGACATTCCGACATCTGGAAAGAAGTCTGTTGAAAACGGGCGTATCACGGTCTCGAGCGGAGATGAAACGGCCACCGCACCAGTAACAGAAATGAGCCGGAGTGAACTATATGCCTTTTTCAAACCGGAAACAAGAGCGATCACATGGCTGTTGGCTTTATATGTCGGTTTGCTAGTCATTGCAGCGTTCTTTCAATATGGGCAGACGTATTTACTCCAAATTTCATCCAATCAAATTATTAAACGGATGCGAAATGATATATTTGCTCATATTCAGCGTGTTCCAATTGATTACTTTATCAACCGTCCTGCTGGGAAGATTGTCGCTCGAGTCACAAATGACACGGAGGCTATTCGGGAGCTTTATGTAAAGGTTCTGGCTACGTTTGTAACGAGCGCCATTTACATGACTGGGATCTACATTGCTTTATTCTTATTGGATCCAAAACTTGCTTCCCTATGTTTACTGTTGATTCCGATTATGTTTATTTGGATGAAGTTGTATAAGGCTTATGCAGGTAAATACAACCAAGTAATCCGATCTACGATTAGTGATTTAAACGGAAATATTAATGAAGCCATTCAAGGTATGCCGATTATTCAGGCATTCCGACGCCAGAAGCAAGTGACAGAAGAATTCGAAGTAATGAATGAGAAACACTATACGTATCAGAAGAAGTTGTTGAAGTTAAATTCTTTAACCTCTTTTAATCTTGTAAACGTCCTCCGGAATCTCGCATTTGTAGGATTCATCTGGTATTTTGGCGGAGCGTCATTAGGGGTTGGATCTATCGTAACAGCAGGTGTGCTCTATGCGTTCGTAGACTACCTGAATCGTCTGTTTCAGCCTGTGATCGATGTGGTCAATCAACTGGCGCAGTTGGAACAGGCCCGCGTGGCTGCTACGAGAGTATTTGAATTAATGGACCATGAGGGAGAGGTCGTAGAGTCGAGCCCGATCGAACGCTATAAAGGAAATATTGCGTTTAAGGATGTCTGCTTTGCCTATGAAGCGGATGACTACGTGCTGAAAGAGATCTCATTCCATGCAAATTCAGGTGAAACGGTTGCGTTCGTAGGTCATACAGGTTCAGGGAAGAGCTCGATTATGAATCTACTATTTCGTTTCTATGATCCGCAAAAAGGTAAGATTACCATTGATGAAATGGAAACAAGAGAACTCTCAAGGCAACAGGTGCGCAGCCATATGGGGATTGTCTTACAGGATCCTTTCTTGTTTACAGGCACCCTTCTGTCCAACGTAACGATGGGGGATCCTTCTATTACAAGAGAGAAAGCTATTGAAGCTTTGAAAGCTGTAGGGGCAGATGCCTTCATTGAGAAGTTACCCCACCAATATGATGAGCCTGTCAAAGAGAAGGGAAGTACACTTTCTGCCGGAGAGCGTCAGCTGATTTCGTTTGCGAGAGCCCTCGCATTTGATCCGGCCATTCTTATTCTCGATGAGGCGACAGCCAATATTGATACGGAAACGGAGAGTATGATCCAACGTGCGCTTCAAGTATTAAAGAAAGGTCGAACAACACTCGTGATTGCTCATCGTTTGTCGACCATTCAGCAAGCTGATCAGATTCTCGTTTTAGATCACGGACGAATTGTAGAACGAGGGAATCACGACTCTCTGCTACAACAAAACGGAATCTATCAACAAATGTATCAAATGCAACAGGGCAGACTGGAACAAGCGATCATTTCATAGCATAATAAGAAGTAGGCGCCCTGATGCGCCTGCTTCTTTTTTTAAGGGACAGACACACTTTAATGCTGTAAAGTAATGCACGGTGTCTGGCACCCTTTAGTTTGCTAAAGGGGGACAATGATGAGCGAGGATTATAAAGATAAAGAGTATTCAAAAGATATAATAGATCGTGATTTATATGAAGAGATTGATGATGAAGAAATGCGAGAGATCTTGGATGAGGAACGAGCGAAGCTAAGGGAGAAGAAGGAAGAAGAGGAAAAGCCGAAGCGTCCATTCCCAAAGTGGGCCTTCTGGCTGATCGCTGTTATGATGACCATTAATATTGTAGGCATCCTCCCTAAGACGTTTTCCCTCCCGGCTGTTGATTTCCTTATTAAATCAGCTGAACTGATGACAAACAAAGACATTGACGAGTATCAACAATCCGTTGTTGTAATTGAATCCGGGAATTCTAAAGGGACAGGTTTCTCCATTTCAGAAGATGGATATGTCATAACGAATGAACACGTCATTGATAATGAGATGCCAATTACCGTTGCATTTGAAGAGAGGGGCTTGTATGGCGGAGAAGTGGTTCATACATTCGAAGATATTGATCTAGCCTTATTGAAAGTGGAGCTAAAAAATCAGGAGGCCTTACCTTATCTCCCTCTTGCTGAAAAGACTACATTCACTGAACGGGAACACGTCTATTTCATAGGCAACCCCTTACGTTTTAATGGGATCGCAAATGAAGGAGAGGTCATTGGTTACAGGGGGCTTAGTGATTGGGACAAGGAAGTATTAATGCTTGATGCTCCAATCTATCACGGCAATAGTGGAAGTCCTGTTATAACAGAAGAAGGACGCGTCATTGCGGTCGTCTTTGCAACGATTAAAGATGAAGAACACGGAAAAGTAGGGTTATCTGTTCCCATTACGTATTTTCATGAAAAGATGAAGGGTCTCGAGCCTATGATTCAACTACCTTCTGAAGAAGACTAATTCGTTTGAGTCACGTTCTCTAGTGGTACATATAAACTATCGATACGACTAGAGAGGTGACAAACGTTGTTATTAAAAGGAAATTTACTTGAGAAATTTCACTTAGATGCAAACGATGGGGAACTAGGAAAGGTTAAAGATCTATACTTCGACGATAAGAAATGGGCACTTCGTTATATGGTTGTCGATACCCGTAAATGGCTACCTGGGAGAAAAGTCGTCTTATCTCCTTCAGGTATTAAAGAAATCAACGTAGAAGACCAACTCGTTCATATGAATAATGATAAAGAATCCATTCGTAATTCTCCTACCATTGAAGAGGAAGCACCGGTATCTGTTCAGAAAGAACAAGAAATGGCAAACTATTATGGTTGGCTTCCTTACTGGAAAGGTGACTCGCTATGGGGCACAACAGGCGCTCCTGAAATGGTAGGAACTGAAATGGCTCCACAAGCCCCGACCGTAACAGAAAATGAATTTAATGAAGAAGCGGACCATCACTTAAGGAGTATGAATGAGATTAAGGGAGACGAAGCCGGTTATCAATTAGAAACCGCAGATGGAAATGCAGGTTTTATCGATGACTTTATCATTGAAGATGAGAGCTGGAAAATTCGTTACGTTGTTGTCAA
The nucleotide sequence above comes from Pontibacillus chungwhensis. Encoded proteins:
- a CDS encoding S1 family peptidase — its product is MMSEDYKDKEYSKDIIDRDLYEEIDDEEMREILDEERAKLREKKEEEEKPKRPFPKWAFWLIAVMMTINIVGILPKTFSLPAVDFLIKSAELMTNKDIDEYQQSVVVIESGNSKGTGFSISEDGYVITNEHVIDNEMPITVAFEERGLYGGEVVHTFEDIDLALLKVELKNQEALPYLPLAEKTTFTEREHVYFIGNPLRFNGIANEGEVIGYRGLSDWDKEVLMLDAPIYHGNSGSPVITEEGRVIAVVFATIKDEEHGKVGLSVPITYFHEKMKGLEPMIQLPSEED
- a CDS encoding ABC transporter ATP-binding protein; this encodes MFSVLGKLNWFFKEYWIRYSIAIILLVFVSAIDILPPKLIGAAIDGIQFETLTRERLTELLFWYLMILIVSYVVSYYWGYLLFGGAMILERKKRSNLMQHFLAMTPTFFGKYRTGDLMARSTNDLKAISMTAGFGILTLVDSTFFMVMIVGVMIVTISWKLTLAALIPLPIMALMMKRYGKTIHERFTKAQDAFGDMNDSVLESVRGVRVIRAFVQEKEDQDRFHNMTNDVYEKNVEVAKIDAMFEPTIKILVGLSYTIGLGYGAHLVFVNAITLGQLVSFNVYLGMLIWPMFAVGELINVMQRGNASLDRVNDTLGYEVDVKDPEDPKHVPLPSVVSFDHVTFRYPDTNRDQLQDINLTVKRGSTIGVVGKTGAGKTTLFRQMLRDYSGMKGSLTIAGTSLEEIALDTSRGWIGYVPQDQILFSKTVRENIQFGREDASDEEIERILELAYLKKDIDNLPKGLDTKVGESGVTLSGGQKQRVSLARALIMDPEILLLDDSMSAVDGKTEANIIRHLKEERKDKTTFIAAHRLSGVQHADEIIVLEDGKIVERGTHEDLMEQDGWYKDQFTKQQMDQEEVDDQ
- a CDS encoding ABC transporter ATP-binding protein is translated as MKPSTEKRLFQYALTSKKTILFGLLCLTIAVALELTGPFIAKRLIDEHILGIEANWIKVEENNDHHVVAYKDELYKREDRLEPSDQTGSIATILQVGTSYYFVEEDIPTSGKKSVENGRITVSSGDETATAPVTEMSRSELYAFFKPETRAITWLLALYVGLLVIAAFFQYGQTYLLQISSNQIIKRMRNDIFAHIQRVPIDYFINRPAGKIVARVTNDTEAIRELYVKVLATFVTSAIYMTGIYIALFLLDPKLASLCLLLIPIMFIWMKLYKAYAGKYNQVIRSTISDLNGNINEAIQGMPIIQAFRRQKQVTEEFEVMNEKHYTYQKKLLKLNSLTSFNLVNVLRNLAFVGFIWYFGGASLGVGSIVTAGVLYAFVDYLNRLFQPVIDVVNQLAQLEQARVAATRVFELMDHEGEVVESSPIERYKGNIAFKDVCFAYEADDYVLKEISFHANSGETVAFVGHTGSGKSSIMNLLFRFYDPQKGKITIDEMETRELSRQQVRSHMGIVLQDPFLFTGTLLSNVTMGDPSITREKAIEALKAVGADAFIEKLPHQYDEPVKEKGSTLSAGERQLISFARALAFDPAILILDEATANIDTETESMIQRALQVLKKGRTTLVIAHRLSTIQQADQILVLDHGRIVERGNHDSLLQQNGIYQQMYQMQQGRLEQAIIS
- a CDS encoding PRC-barrel domain-containing protein yields the protein MLLKGNLLEKFHLDANDGELGKVKDLYFDDKKWALRYMVVDTRKWLPGRKVVLSPSGIKEINVEDQLVHMNNDKESIRNSPTIEEEAPVSVQKEQEMANYYGWLPYWKGDSLWGTTGAPEMVGTEMAPQAPTVTENEFNEEADHHLRSMNEIKGDEAGYQLETADGNAGFIDDFIIEDESWKIRYVVVKTVEKLGGKRILISPDWMETVDWGKKSIPVNLDYKQIQDAPEYDPDKPVTRDDEEKIYTAFHRPKYWQ